The Comamonas sp. GB3 AK4-5 genome includes a region encoding these proteins:
- a CDS encoding K+/H+ antiporter subunit F produces MSLWLTYALTLALFLLAVAMVCCLLRLLKGPSAQDRVLALDCMYINGMLLMLVLGITYGSSAYFEAALLIALFGCVSSTAMAKFLLRGEVIE; encoded by the coding sequence ATGAGCCTGTGGCTGACCTATGCGCTCACCCTGGCGCTGTTTCTGCTGGCCGTGGCCATGGTCTGCTGCCTGCTGCGCCTGCTCAAAGGGCCCTCTGCGCAAGACCGCGTGCTGGCCCTGGACTGCATGTACATCAACGGCATGCTCTTGATGCTGGTGCTGGGCATTACCTATGGCTCCAGCGCCTACTTCGAGGCGGCCTTGCTGATTGCGCTGTTCGGCTGCGTCAGCTCCACCGCCATGGCCAAGTTCCTGCTGCGCGGCGAGGTGATCGAATGA
- the mnhG gene encoding monovalent cation/H(+) antiporter subunit G: MSDVMLPLWAQVAIGVLAVCGALVALMGSLGLLQLKTYYERVHAPSIVATLGCWLIMWASIIFFSVSNHGFAAHPLLIAVFIAVTVPITTIFLMRAALFRDRRAGRNVPPSVSGLVRNEPLTEEEAASAIKD, translated from the coding sequence ATGAGTGATGTCATGCTCCCACTGTGGGCCCAGGTGGCCATTGGCGTGCTGGCAGTCTGCGGCGCACTGGTTGCGCTGATGGGCTCGCTGGGGCTGCTGCAACTGAAGACGTATTACGAGCGTGTGCATGCGCCCTCCATCGTGGCCACGCTGGGCTGCTGGCTGATCATGTGGGCCTCCATCATCTTCTTCTCGGTCTCCAACCATGGCTTTGCAGCCCACCCGCTGCTGATTGCGGTGTTCATCGCCGTGACCGTGCCCATCACCACCATTTTTCTGATGCGCGCTGCCCTGTTCCGCGACCGACGTGCCGGTCGCAACGTGCCGCCCAGTGTCAGCGGCCTGGTGCGCAACGAACCCCTGACCGAAGAAGAAGCCGCCAGCGCTATCAAAGACTGA
- the crcB gene encoding fluoride efflux transporter CrcB: MQQVLAICLGACLGALSRWKLGLWLSVPGALPWGTLAANAIGGYLIGVCVAFFQTHSGIDPVWRLLLVTGFLGALTTFSSFSAEVVELLQQGRWSMAAGWAATHLAVSLLLTIAGIATVR; encoded by the coding sequence ATGCAACAAGTTCTTGCCATCTGCCTGGGCGCCTGCCTGGGCGCCCTGTCCCGCTGGAAGCTGGGCCTGTGGCTCAGCGTCCCGGGCGCCCTGCCCTGGGGCACCTTGGCAGCCAATGCCATTGGCGGCTATCTGATCGGCGTGTGCGTGGCGTTCTTCCAGACCCACTCTGGCATAGACCCCGTATGGCGGCTGCTGCTGGTCACCGGTTTCCTGGGCGCACTGACCACTTTCTCCAGCTTCTCGGCCGAGGTGGTGGAACTGCTGCAGCAAGGCCGCTGGAGCATGGCCGCCGGCTGGGCTGCTACGCACCTGGCGGTATCGCTGCTGCTGACCATCGCGGGCATCGCCACGGTGAGGTAA
- a CDS encoding TIGR00730 family Rossman fold protein, giving the protein MDASLSLHDRSLAESLADLEAPTQVADSVDLTQPDAHRLAFADPEFMARRETRGIRFQLEMLKPDIGQSEFGIEHTVVVYGSARFAAPEAAAQQLQEAKASGDAQRIAKAGQAVRNAHRYDQARAFAKLVAEHSLRQPQDQRMYICTGGGPGIMEAANRGAHEAGAPNVGLNILLPHEQSGNRFITPGLSFKFHYFALRKMHFMMRAKALVAFPGGFGTMDELFEVLTLVQTTKVKPVPIILFDSAFWKKLYNFDMLVEEGMISAKDLELFHYVDDPAQAWDIIKKFYNLPD; this is encoded by the coding sequence ATGGACGCATCGCTCTCCCTGCACGACCGCTCTTTGGCTGAATCCCTGGCTGATCTGGAAGCCCCCACCCAGGTTGCCGACAGCGTGGATCTCACCCAACCCGACGCCCACCGCCTTGCGTTTGCCGATCCCGAATTCATGGCCCGCCGGGAAACCCGGGGCATACGCTTCCAGCTGGAAATGCTCAAGCCCGATATCGGCCAGTCCGAGTTCGGCATCGAACACACCGTGGTGGTGTATGGCAGCGCCCGCTTTGCTGCACCCGAAGCCGCGGCCCAGCAGTTGCAAGAAGCCAAAGCCAGCGGCGATGCGCAGCGCATTGCCAAGGCCGGGCAGGCCGTGCGCAACGCCCATCGCTACGACCAGGCCCGCGCCTTCGCCAAGCTGGTGGCCGAGCACAGCCTGCGCCAGCCCCAGGACCAGCGCATGTACATCTGCACCGGTGGCGGCCCCGGCATCATGGAAGCCGCCAACCGCGGCGCCCATGAAGCCGGTGCGCCCAATGTGGGCCTGAACATCCTGCTGCCGCACGAGCAATCGGGCAACCGTTTCATCACGCCGGGCCTGAGCTTCAAGTTCCACTACTTCGCCCTGCGCAAGATGCACTTCATGATGCGTGCCAAGGCGCTGGTGGCCTTCCCTGGCGGCTTCGGCACCATGGACGAGCTGTTTGAGGTACTGACCCTGGTGCAAACCACCAAGGTCAAACCCGTGCCCATCATCTTGTTCGACTCGGCCTTCTGGAAAAAGCTCTACAACTTCGACATGCTGGTCGAGGAAGGCATGATCTCGGCCAAGGACCTGGAGCTGTTCCACTACGTGGACGACCCAGCCCAGGCTTGGGACATCATCAAGAAGTTCTACAACCTGCCGGACTGA
- a CDS encoding Na+/H+ antiporter subunit E: MKHILPAPLLSVILFVVWLLLNRSFSAGHLVLAAVLGIAIPLLTRGLRPLPVRIRHPWTVIKLASTVVKDTTISNLAVLRLLLRPAKRQHPPGFVHIPLDMRDPNALAVLAMIVCITPGTAWAELSRDRSMLMLHVLEVDDAAKIAAHVKRCYERPLMEIFE, from the coding sequence ATGAAGCACATTCTTCCCGCACCGCTGCTGTCGGTGATTTTGTTCGTGGTCTGGCTGCTGCTCAACCGCTCGTTCAGCGCAGGCCATCTGGTGCTGGCCGCCGTGCTGGGCATTGCCATTCCGCTGCTCACGCGCGGACTGCGTCCGCTGCCCGTGCGCATACGCCACCCCTGGACGGTGATCAAGCTGGCAAGCACCGTGGTCAAGGACACCACCATTTCCAATCTGGCGGTGCTGCGCCTGCTGCTGCGCCCCGCAAAACGCCAGCATCCTCCGGGCTTTGTGCATATTCCGCTGGATATGCGCGACCCCAATGCCCTGGCCGTGCTGGCCATGATCGTCTGCATCACCCCCGGCACAGCCTGGGCGGAGCTCTCGCGTGACCGCTCCATGCTGATGCTGCATGTGCTGGAGGTGGACGACGCCGCCAAGATCGCTGCCCATGTCAAGCGCTGCTACGAGCGCCCCCTGATGGAGATTTTCGAATGA